The following are encoded together in the Mesoterricola sediminis genome:
- a CDS encoding antitoxin Xre-like helix-turn-helix domain-containing protein, with protein sequence MPLPVREPHAQEPIAQTSQPGDADLLLSAFRKVAAALDLTLAEQAALLGVSRATIAGWKASPGPDPDKLDRMALVVAIHGLAGEAFPGDGGAEGWLRRPNLAPPFLGEAPLDLLLKGRFESLLRAHDHLQALVRVW encoded by the coding sequence ATGCCCTTGCCCGTTCGGGAACCCCATGCGCAGGAACCGATCGCCCAAACAAGCCAACCCGGCGACGCCGACCTCCTCCTGTCCGCCTTCCGGAAGGTGGCTGCGGCCCTGGACCTGACCCTGGCCGAGCAGGCCGCCCTCCTGGGCGTGTCCCGGGCCACCATCGCCGGCTGGAAGGCCTCCCCCGGGCCGGATCCCGACAAGCTGGACCGCATGGCCCTCGTCGTCGCCATCCACGGCCTGGCCGGGGAGGCCTTCCCGGGCGACGGCGGCGCCGAGGGCTGGCTGCGCCGCCCCAACCTGGCCCCCCCCTTCCTGGGCGAGGCCCCCCTGGACCTCCTGCTGAAGGGGCGCTTCGAGAGCCTGCTGCGGGCCCACGATCACCTGCAGGCCCTGGTGCGGGTGTGGTGA
- a CDS encoding NifB/NifX family molybdenum-iron cluster-binding protein — translation MASLRIALPSALPGGLEASIDAHFGHCAVYTLVDVAEGRVQGVETLPGLPHEAGGCLQAVSYLAGKGVSVLIAGGLGRRPLMGFNEAGIEVYRGAGLADVASAVQAWIQGQLPRFTAEFTCHGGGHHAH, via the coding sequence ATGGCCTCCCTCCGCATCGCCCTCCCCTCCGCCCTGCCCGGCGGTCTCGAAGCGTCCATCGACGCCCACTTCGGCCACTGCGCCGTCTACACCCTCGTGGACGTGGCGGAGGGCCGCGTCCAGGGCGTCGAGACCCTGCCCGGCCTTCCCCACGAGGCTGGCGGCTGCCTCCAGGCGGTCAGCTACCTGGCCGGCAAGGGGGTCTCGGTCCTCATCGCCGGCGGCCTCGGCCGGCGCCCCCTGATGGGCTTCAATGAGGCGGGCATCGAGGTCTACCGGGGCGCCGGGCTCGCCGACGTGGCATCGGCCGTCCAGGCCTGGATCCAGGGCCAGCTGCCCCGCTTCACCGCCGAATTCACCTGCCACGGCGGCGGCCACCACGCCCATTGA
- a CDS encoding Y-family DNA polymerase, with protein MPFQMACQGDAGLKDRPLAFLSEGAARTPCLWLVNRRARAEGLAPGEPMDQALRRVPGLRVLDPTPQTWWEAQAALGEFLQHWSPQGLLGRMGEALVELRGTGRLHGGPLDAAARMQRDLREAHGWLSHGGLSLSATAARIATRAPEAPGLHLAQVPEGSEQVFLAPHPLIRLPDITPRVRYRFRRLGLMRLGDLQPVPLPTLAQIMPEADARVALARARGEDRPRLPMLADPLGESRHPWRLEPPCLPEEVPLAIWCLDRFWNDGRTPRQLTLRWWDVDGEAHAWKAPEAALAEPAMALARLVEAAFRRGATRRILVHRLELHAAWGLGRPRSLFEEPLARKLGALETTLAKLRRRFPGQPVLPGWAKGVAS; from the coding sequence ATGCCATTCCAGATGGCCTGCCAGGGCGACGCGGGTCTGAAGGACCGTCCCCTGGCCTTCCTGAGCGAGGGGGCCGCCCGGACCCCCTGCCTCTGGCTGGTGAACCGCCGGGCGCGGGCGGAGGGCCTGGCCCCCGGCGAGCCCATGGACCAGGCCCTGCGCCGGGTGCCGGGCCTGCGGGTGCTGGATCCCACGCCCCAGACCTGGTGGGAGGCCCAGGCCGCCCTGGGCGAGTTCCTCCAGCACTGGTCCCCCCAGGGCCTCCTGGGCCGCATGGGCGAGGCCCTCGTGGAGCTGCGGGGCACCGGGCGGCTCCACGGCGGTCCCCTCGACGCCGCGGCCCGCATGCAGCGGGATCTGCGGGAGGCCCACGGCTGGCTGAGCCACGGGGGCCTCTCCCTCAGCGCCACGGCCGCCCGCATCGCCACCCGGGCGCCCGAGGCCCCCGGCCTCCACCTGGCGCAGGTGCCCGAGGGGTCGGAACAGGTCTTCCTGGCCCCGCATCCCCTCATCCGCCTGCCGGACATCACCCCCCGGGTGCGCTACCGCTTCCGGCGCCTGGGGCTCATGCGCCTGGGGGACCTCCAGCCCGTGCCCCTGCCCACCCTCGCCCAGATCATGCCCGAGGCCGACGCCCGCGTGGCCCTCGCCCGGGCCCGGGGGGAGGACCGGCCCCGCCTGCCCATGCTGGCCGATCCCCTGGGGGAGTCCCGCCATCCCTGGCGGCTCGAGCCCCCCTGCCTGCCGGAGGAGGTTCCCCTGGCCATCTGGTGCCTGGACCGGTTCTGGAACGACGGCCGCACGCCCCGCCAGCTCACCCTCCGCTGGTGGGACGTGGACGGGGAGGCCCACGCCTGGAAGGCCCCCGAGGCCGCCCTGGCCGAGCCCGCCATGGCATTGGCCCGCCTCGTGGAGGCCGCCTTCCGCCGGGGCGCCACCCGGCGCATCCTCGTGCACCGCCTGGAACTGCACGCCGCCTGGGGCCTGGGCCGGCCCCGGAGCCTCTTCGAGGAGCCCCTGGCCCGCAAGCTGGGGGCCCTGGAGACCACCCTGGCGAAGCTCCGCCGCCGCTTCCCCGGCCAGCCCGTGCTGCCGGGCTGGGCCAAGGGGGTGGCGTCATGA
- a CDS encoding RES family NAD+ phosphorylase: MKPLPALQVTGTWVRLHRTEAGPLASLLTPAERDAVARRLGVPAASGLWVPAASGSWGGRFTPPQGPGSLYLGSDLATCVDEVAHHHARACRASVGTPPGTRATFRPLRFEVDGRFADASADRRKRLHAPDDYGPSWAYGLRARADGWDGVHFRSVRHRGGWCLAVFQERAVRFQEALWGAVILAWDGARSVRIA, encoded by the coding sequence GTGAAGCCCCTGCCCGCCCTCCAAGTCACCGGCACCTGGGTGCGCCTGCACCGGACGGAGGCCGGCCCCCTGGCCAGCCTCCTCACGCCGGCCGAACGGGACGCCGTCGCCCGCCGCCTGGGGGTCCCCGCCGCCTCCGGCCTCTGGGTGCCGGCCGCCTCCGGCTCCTGGGGCGGCCGCTTCACGCCCCCCCAGGGGCCCGGATCCCTGTACCTGGGCAGCGACCTCGCCACCTGCGTGGACGAGGTGGCCCACCACCACGCCCGGGCCTGCCGGGCCTCCGTGGGGACGCCACCCGGCACCCGGGCCACCTTCCGCCCCCTGCGCTTCGAGGTGGACGGCCGCTTCGCCGACGCCAGCGCCGACCGCCGGAAGCGCCTCCACGCCCCCGACGACTACGGGCCCTCCTGGGCCTACGGCCTCCGGGCCCGGGCGGACGGATGGGACGGCGTCCATTTCCGCAGCGTGCGCCACCGGGGCGGCTGGTGCCTGGCCGTCTTCCAGGAGCGGGCGGTCCGCTTCCAGGAGGCCCTCTGGGGGGCCGTCATCCTGGCCTGGGACGGCGCCCGGTCCGTGCGGATCGCCTGA
- a CDS encoding helix-hairpin-helix domain-containing protein yields the protein MTFALAITDFSVGEGVYTAPMAVALAKHLGYRALAAWDSGLHGWPRLREAALAAGLTPLLGCRFPWRGFAFGALPCSDRGYGELCRLLTDQAHGREGEPPRECVLLAETPEGQAYLAREGFAVHLLANPRASREGLDAARQGIPLACPQVLRFRKAAGLDLHRLKRAMAGRSTVARVEPLWEPRDAAVTRAQWETRFPGADPAAARETEAILERASAWRMHWGDWVMPRPIRAMDADLDAELAERVRAGIPRRYAEPPPELAGRIGLELDLIRRKRFAGYFLAVHDIIREARATRTCGRGSGAASVVSFLLGITNVDPVATNLMFERFLSEARRDPPDLDIDFAWDERDAVIASVFRRYGADRIAMVSNHVYFKAKGALRDVALAHGRPEADLKVLARLVRGWDEGVEGIRGNPAWAEILAKAEALQGHFHQLSVHPGGTVIAPGPLWHHVPFEPAPAKEGVSITQWDKDGVEDYGLVKIDLLGNRSLAVVRDALRELGPRVPPEVRWQPREDPATRDLLARGDSMGVFYVESPATRQLQQRVRRGDFETLVIHSSLIRPAANRWIDTYVKRSRGEEAYVPSHPVLASLLSESYGVLVYQEDVVRVGMAMAGWTHEEADKLRKILGKDDCSVKLPAFEEKFRAGCAAQGVPPEVVEETWDMVRTFRGYSFCKPHSASYAQVSFESAWIKAHFPAQFFASVITNQGGYYAPIAYLGDARRHGLVVRGPDANASRWDFSAEGDRALRVGLMAVRGARKEEVDALLEERARRGPFGDLEDLLARVDLSVPTVEALGSGGAFDRWAPDGDRTRLLWARLGGIPEGVRPRPTDPFDRAGLELELLGLTLEIHPAALQRARHGGAPHRAADVERPGRHLRFWALVVAEKTVRTERGELMQFVTFEDETALCEAVAFPDAYRKRRRPFRVGDILPVAGRSTRQDGLAALEVT from the coding sequence GTGACCTTCGCCCTCGCCATCACCGACTTCTCCGTGGGGGAAGGGGTCTACACGGCCCCCATGGCCGTGGCCCTCGCCAAGCACCTGGGTTACCGGGCCCTCGCCGCCTGGGATTCCGGGCTCCACGGCTGGCCGCGCCTGCGGGAGGCGGCCCTGGCGGCGGGGCTCACGCCCCTGCTGGGCTGCCGATTCCCGTGGCGGGGCTTCGCCTTCGGGGCCCTGCCCTGCTCCGACCGGGGGTACGGGGAGCTCTGCCGCCTGCTCACGGACCAGGCCCACGGCCGCGAGGGGGAGCCCCCCCGGGAGTGCGTCCTCCTGGCCGAGACCCCGGAGGGGCAGGCCTACCTGGCCCGGGAGGGCTTCGCCGTCCACCTCCTGGCGAATCCGCGGGCCAGCCGGGAGGGCCTGGACGCCGCCCGCCAGGGCATTCCCCTGGCCTGCCCCCAGGTGCTCCGCTTCCGCAAGGCGGCGGGGCTGGACCTGCACCGCCTCAAGCGGGCCATGGCCGGGCGCAGCACGGTGGCCCGGGTGGAGCCCCTCTGGGAGCCCCGGGACGCCGCCGTCACGCGGGCCCAGTGGGAGACCCGCTTCCCCGGCGCGGACCCCGCCGCGGCGCGGGAGACGGAGGCCATCCTGGAGCGGGCCTCGGCCTGGCGCATGCATTGGGGGGACTGGGTGATGCCCCGGCCCATCCGGGCCATGGACGCGGACCTGGACGCGGAGCTGGCCGAGCGGGTCCGGGCGGGCATCCCCCGGCGCTACGCCGAGCCGCCCCCGGAGCTGGCCGGGCGCATCGGGCTGGAGCTGGACCTCATCCGCCGCAAGCGCTTCGCGGGCTACTTCCTGGCCGTGCACGACATCATCCGGGAGGCCCGCGCGACCCGAACCTGCGGGCGCGGCAGCGGCGCGGCCTCCGTCGTCAGCTTCCTCCTGGGCATCACCAACGTGGACCCCGTGGCCACGAACCTCATGTTCGAGCGCTTCCTCTCCGAGGCCCGCCGGGACCCGCCGGACCTGGACATCGACTTCGCCTGGGACGAGCGGGACGCCGTCATCGCCTCCGTCTTCCGCCGCTACGGGGCGGACCGCATCGCCATGGTCTCCAACCACGTCTACTTCAAGGCCAAGGGCGCCCTGCGGGACGTGGCCCTGGCCCACGGCCGCCCCGAGGCGGACCTCAAGGTCCTGGCCCGGCTCGTGCGGGGCTGGGACGAGGGCGTGGAGGGCATCCGGGGCAACCCGGCCTGGGCGGAGATCCTGGCCAAGGCCGAGGCCCTCCAGGGGCACTTCCACCAGCTCTCCGTCCACCCCGGGGGCACCGTCATCGCCCCGGGGCCCCTCTGGCACCACGTGCCCTTCGAGCCGGCCCCGGCCAAGGAGGGCGTGAGCATCACCCAGTGGGACAAGGACGGGGTGGAGGACTACGGCCTCGTGAAGATCGACCTCCTGGGCAACCGCAGCCTCGCGGTGGTGCGGGACGCCCTGCGGGAGCTGGGCCCGCGGGTGCCGCCCGAGGTGCGCTGGCAGCCCCGCGAGGATCCCGCCACCCGGGACCTGCTGGCCCGGGGCGACTCCATGGGCGTCTTCTACGTGGAGAGCCCCGCCACGCGCCAGCTCCAGCAGCGGGTGCGGCGGGGGGACTTCGAGACCCTGGTCATCCACAGCTCCCTCATCCGGCCCGCGGCCAACCGCTGGATCGACACCTACGTGAAGCGCTCCCGCGGCGAGGAAGCCTACGTCCCCAGCCACCCGGTGCTGGCCTCCCTGCTCTCCGAGAGCTACGGCGTCCTCGTCTACCAGGAGGACGTGGTGCGGGTGGGCATGGCCATGGCCGGCTGGACCCACGAGGAGGCCGACAAGCTCCGCAAGATCCTCGGCAAGGACGACTGTTCCGTGAAGCTGCCGGCCTTCGAGGAGAAGTTCCGCGCCGGCTGCGCCGCCCAGGGCGTCCCGCCGGAGGTGGTGGAGGAGACCTGGGACATGGTCCGCACCTTCCGGGGCTACTCCTTCTGCAAGCCCCACTCGGCCAGCTACGCCCAGGTGAGCTTCGAGAGCGCCTGGATCAAGGCCCACTTCCCGGCCCAGTTCTTCGCGTCGGTGATCACGAACCAGGGCGGCTACTACGCCCCCATCGCCTACCTGGGCGACGCGCGCCGCCACGGCCTGGTGGTGCGCGGCCCCGACGCCAACGCCTCGCGCTGGGACTTCTCCGCCGAGGGCGACCGCGCCCTGCGCGTGGGCCTCATGGCCGTCCGGGGCGCCCGGAAGGAGGAGGTGGACGCCCTCCTGGAGGAGCGGGCGCGGCGCGGCCCCTTCGGGGACCTGGAGGACCTCCTGGCCCGGGTGGACCTCTCCGTCCCCACCGTGGAGGCCCTCGGCTCCGGGGGGGCCTTCGACCGCTGGGCCCCGGACGGGGACCGCACCCGGCTCCTGTGGGCGCGCCTGGGCGGCATCCCCGAAGGCGTGCGCCCCCGGCCCACCGACCCCTTCGACCGCGCCGGCCTGGAGCTGGAGCTGCTGGGCCTCACCCTGGAGATCCACCCCGCCGCCCTCCAGCGGGCCCGCCACGGCGGCGCCCCCCACCGCGCCGCCGACGTGGAGCGGCCCGGGCGCCACCTGCGCTTCTGGGCCCTCGTGGTGGCCGAGAAGACCGTCCGCACCGAGCGGGGCGAGCTCATGCAGTTCGTCACCTTCGAGGACGAGACCGCCCTCTGCGAGGCCGTGGCCTTCCCCGACGCCTACCGGAAGCGGAGGCGCCCCTTCCGGGTGGGGGACATCCTCCCCGTGGCGGGCCGAAGCACCCGCCAGGACGGCCTGGCGGCGCTGGAGGTGACGTGA